Sequence from the Bacteroidota bacterium genome:
TTCCAATTTTCACATTCTCGCCTACGTATGCCGATGCTCCTATGTAAATATCTTTTCCAAGCGTTGCCGATTTTGCAATGGTTGCAAACTGCTCAATGCCGGTTTTATTATTTTTCACCTGCTGATACATTTCCAAAAGTTTTCCAAACGCCACGCGCGAATCTTCCACGCGGATAAGCGTGCAGGTTTTTTTGAGTGGCTGTTCGGCAGAAAAATCTTTGTTCACTATTACCACCGTTGCATCCGTAGTATATAAATAAGAATTGTAAGCGGGATTGCTGAGAAACGAAAGCGAGCCGGATTTTCCTTCTTCAATTTTTGAAAGCGAGTTAACCACAGCATCGGGGTTTCCTTCTACTTTGCCATTAAGCAACTGTGCGATTTGGCTGGCTTTATATTCCATTTCTAAGAGTTGGACAAATTTAGAGAAATATAATTGCTATGAGCAAGAATAAAGAGAGGAATTATTAAGAGAAAAAATGTAATTCTAAGTAAATTCCTTCGGAAAACACAAAAAATATTTCTTCACGGTTTTCTGCAACGCAGAAATATATTCCTGGTCGCTGGCTTTGGCAATGTCGGCAATCTTTCCGTCTTTGTAAAGAATATTAATTCGGATTTTATCCGGGCGGTAAGCATCATTCGTCACTGCATGTGAAAAGACAAAGTATTCCGTTTCTTTTTCACTTAACTTATATTTTTTCTGAACTTTCTTTTTCAACTCGCTTACTTGTTTTTCATCAAACGGTTCGTTTTGGATAATCACTTTATAAAGTTTGCGGTTCACGAGCATATCGCAAAGAGTTGATAGAATAAAATCATCACAGTTCATCCATGCTTTCAAAGTCGCAAAAATATCCGAATCATCGAGCAAAGAAAAATCATCGAGATGTAAAGAAATATTTTTTTTATTAATTGTGTTATAAAGGAAAGTTTCAAAAGCAGGAGTGCAGAAAAGTTTTTTCTTTTTTCCTGTCAGTTCTTTTGCCCGCTGAAGAATTTTCACGAGCAAAAACTCCGCGCTCAAAACAGTTTTATGCAAATACACTTCCCAGTACATCAATCGCCTTGCGATAATAAATTTTTCTACGGAATAAATTCCCTTCGCTTCCACAACTAACTCATCATTTTTCACGTTCAGCATTTTTATAATGCGGTCGGAACTGATTACACCTTCGGTAACGCCTGTGAAAAAACTGTCGCGGTTTAAATAATCCAATCTATCCATATCCAATTGCGAGGAAACTAACTGGTGAAGAAATTTCTTTTTATAAGTGTTCGTGAAAATTTCTTTCGCCACAGAAAGTTCTCCTTCGAATTCTTTGTTCAGTTTTTCCAGAAATAATTTTGAAATATCCTCGTGAGAAATATTTTCTACAATACTATTTTCCAGCGCGTGCGAAAAAGGTCCGTGTCCGATATCATGAAGTAAAACAGCAATCAAAACTCCGCGCTCTTCTTCTTTTGTAATTTCGATTTCCTTTGAACGAAGTGTTTCAATCGCTTTCGAAGTGAGGTGCATTGCACCCATCGCGTGCTGAAAGCGTGTATGCAAAGCACCAGGATAAACCAAACTCGTCAAACCCAATTGCCGAATCCGCTGCAACCGTAAAAAATAAGGGTGGTTTATTATTTTATGAATCAACGGATCGGGAACAGTAATGAAACCGTAAATGGGATCATTGAAAATTATCTGCTTCTTTGATGGCATGATTTACAATAGAAATTCGAATCGCAAAGATAACAGAATGGAAGGATGGAATACTGGAATGTTGGAAGGAGGGAGCACCGAACATCCAATCTTCCATTCTTCCAATATTCCCGCAACATCATCGTTCCGGAAATCATTATTAACTAACTTTACATTATGAACAAGGTAAACATTCTCTGGGCGGACGATGAAATTGATTTGCTGAAGCCACACATTCTTTTCCTGCAGGAAAAAGGTTACGAAGTAAAAACCGCCAAGAGCGGTGATGAAGCAATTGGAATGATAAAAGCCGAACCGTTCGATATTGTTTTCCTCGATGAACAAATGCCCGGGCTCAGCGGAATTGAAACGCTCACGCGCATAAAAAACTCGCGCGCTGATTTGCCGGTGGTGATGATTACCAAAAGCGAAGAAGAAGCGATTATGGAAAATGCCATCGGTTCAAAAATTTCTGACTACTTAATCAAACCGGTGAATCCAAATCAAATTCTTATTTCGCTGAAAAAAATTCTGGAGAACAAACGGCTTGTATCGGAGAAAACAAGTTCGGGTTACATGCAGGAGTTCCGCCAGATTGGAATGTCTTTCAGCGGTCATCTGGATTCAGAAGCGTGGAAAGAAGTTTACAAGAAATTAGTTTTCTGGGAACTTGAACTCGAAAAATCAGGTGACGAAAGCATGTCGGATATGCTTTCTATGCAAAAGTCGGAAGCGAATTCTGCATTCAGTAAATTTATTGACGCAAATTATATTGAATGGCTTCACGGAAAAAATAATCCTCCGCTTCAATCGCACACCGTTCTGAAAAATAAATTAGTTCCTCTTCTTGAGAAAAAGGAAAATGTTTTTCTGGTAGTGATTGACAATTTGCGCTATGACCAATGGAAAATAATTCAGCCGAGAATTTCAGAACTCTTCAACGTGCAGGAAGAATCGCTTTACTACAGCATTCTTCCTACCGTAACACAATTCGCGCGCAATGCCTTGTTCGCGGGCTTGATGCCAAGCGAAATTGAAAAACTTCGTCCTGATTTATGGCGCAACGAAGAAGATGAAGGAAGCAAGAACCAGTTTGAAGCCGAGTTTATGGCAGCGCAATTAAAACGCTGGGGAAAGGATGTGAAACATTCTTATCATAAAATTCTGAACATCAACGAAGGGAAAAAACTGGCGGATAATATTTCTAACCTGATGCAAAATAAATTAAACGTCATCGTTTATAATTTTGTGGATATGCTCTCGCACGCGCGCACCGAAATGGAAATCATCCGCGAACTTGCACCGCACGAATCAGCTTACCGCTCGCTCACGCTTTCGTGGTTCGAGCATTCACCGCTTCACGATATACTTAAACAAATCGCCAGCAAAAAAGGAACGCTCATCATCACCACCGACCATGGAAGCATTCGCGTAACCGAGCCGTCAAAAGTGGTGGGAGACAGAAACACATCCACAAATCTTCGCTACAAGCAGGGAAAAAGTTTGAGTTACGAAAAACGCGATGTGCTGGAAATAAAAAATCCGGACGATGCTTTTCTCCCGAGAATAAATGTGAGTACAACTTATATTTTTGCGAAGCAGGATAAATTTTTTGCTTACCCGAACAACTACAATCACTACGTGCAGTATTACCGCAACACTATTCAGCACGGAGGAATTTCGCTGGAGGAAATGATTATTCCGTTTGTAACGCTGACTGCGAAATAATTTAATTCTCCCCTTCAGTAAAGACAAGATTTGCAGGTTCTGAGAAAAAAGTATCTTAGTAATTCCAAACAGTTGCTTTTTTTCTATGAATAAATGGAACCACTGATTATAGAACCCACCGAACACCTGCTCTCAGTTTCTCTCGTTGCCGAAACAGGGAAATTTATTTTTGAAGGAAGGTCTCTTCCCGAAGATGCCAAGAAATTTTTTATACCAATTATAAAATGGCTTGAGCAATATGCGCTGAGTCCTGCCTCCCAAACAGAATGTTCCTTTAAAATGGAATACTTCAATTCATCTTCGCGCAAATGTTTTTCCGATGTTTTCAAAGTTCTTGACGCAATTCGCGAGAAAGGAAATGCGGTTAGAGTCATCTGGTTTTTTGAAGAAGACGATGAAGAATTGAAAGAAATAGGAGAAGCATACGAAAGTTCTACTGATTTGGATTTTCAATTTCTCCCGTACTAACACAGGAGATGCAAACTATTTTTCTAAAAAATATCTCTGAACTTCCGCAAGTTTCAAAATCAATTTTAGATTTTGCTCAGGATAAAAAGATTTTTTGCTTCTATGGAGAATTGGGCGCAGGAAAAACCACATTAATAAAAGAAATCTGCAGGCAGTTAGGCGTAACAGATTCAGGAAGCAGTCCCACCTTTGCACTGGTGAACGAATACCAAACTTCAGAAGGGGAAAAAATATTTCATTTTGATTTGTATCGTTTGAAAAATGAAAATGAAATTTTCGACATCGGTTACGAAGAATATCTCTTCAGCGGAAATTATTGTTTCACCGAGTGGCCGGAGAAAATGGAACATCTCTTGCCTAACGATGTAATCAAAATCAGAATTGCACTTAAAGGAGGAGAACGCATCATAACTATTGAGTAGAATAAATTCCAAATTACAAAAAACAAACTCCAACTAAATCCCAAGAACCAATTTCCAAATTCAAAACTGTTTCGAATTTCGGATTTAGAAATTGGTGCTTATTTGTTATTTGATGCTTGTTATTTGAGATTTGATTCGTATCTTCGATTATCCGTTCGCATCCGTGAAATTTAACTATGAAAGAAAAATCTACTCCTTCTAAAAACATACCCATCAGCGTGCTGCTTCCGCAGGAAGAAATGCTCGAAGTAGGCACAAAGAAAAGCAGTTTGTACATAGGAATTCCCCGCGAAATTTCTTTTCAGGAAAACCGCGTGGCGCTGGTGCCCGATGCAGTGGGCGTGCTGGTGAATAACGGGCACAGGGTAGTTGTTGAAACCAACGCAGGCAAAGCATCTAACTTTTCCGATACTGATTATTCCGAAGCGGGCGCAAAGATTGCTTATTCAGCCGAGGAAATTTACAAGGCAGATATTATTTTAAAAGTTGCTCCGCCCTCTGCAAAAGAAATAGAGATGATGAAACAATACCAGATTTTGCTTTCCACGCTTCAACTCTCCATTCAGTCCGATACGTTTGTGCGTGCGCTGATGAATAAAAAAATAACAGCCATTGCTTACGGATGGATTCAGGACAAGGAAGGAATTTTTCCTGTCATCCGTGCCATGGGAGAAATTGCCGGAGGCGCATCCATTCTCATTGCCGCAGAATATTTAAGCAACGTGAACAATGGTCCCGGATTAATTCTCGGTGGCATTTCAGGAATTTCTCCTACGGAAGTTGTAATTCTTGGCGCAGGAACGGTGGGAGAATTTGCCGCACGCGCTGCAATTGGATTGGGCGCATCGGTAAAAGTTTTTGACAACTCTCTTTATAAATTAAGAAGAATCCAAAATGCGCTCGGCAGAAGAATTTTTACCTCCGTGATTCAGCCGAAAGTTTTGCAAAAACATTTGCGCACTGCTGATGTTGCCATCGGAGCCATCCGCGCAACAAAGGGAAGAACTCCTCTTGTTGTTTCGGAAGAAATGGTGAAAGAAATGAAGAACGGTTCGGTGATTGTAGACATCAGCATTGACGAAGGCGGATGTTTTGAAACTTCGCAGGTAACAAATCACACGCAGCCGGTTTTCCGCAAGCACGGAGTAATTCATTACTGCGTTCCGAATGTGGCTTCGCGTGTTTCGCGCACGGCATCGTATGCGTTCAGCACTATTTTCGGTCCGCTCCTGATGAACATTGCCGAATACGGAAGCGTTGACCGCATGCTGAAACAGGATTTAGGTTTCCGAAAAGGAATTTATATCTACAACGGAATGCTCACCAACAAACACCTAGGAGATATTTTCAGAATTCCTTCGAAGGATATCAATCTTTTGCTGGCCGCGTTTTAATTCCTACCAAATACCAATTCGTACCAATATACCAATCAAAACAGGCAACAATTAGTACATTCGTACAGATTAGTATTTAGTAGAACTAATGACCACCGGAAAAAGAATACGCCTTTACCTTTTTGGTTTTCTGATTGGATGCGTCTTGGTTTATTTTATTCTTCTCCGTGGAAAAAACAGAAGTTATTGGCTTCCTGAAAACAGAATCAAAGAGCAGATGCTCAAAGGAAATTTGATTTATTCGGAACACGCCAAATGCAGAATGAAATGCCGGAACATCACCGAAGAAGAAGTAAAAGAAATTCTGAAAAAAGGAAGCGTGAATTTTTCTGAAAGCCATCCGCATGATTCACCTTGTCCTTCTTATGCGTTTGATGGAAAAACTTCCGCAGGTAAAAATGAACGAATCGTTTTTTCTTCGTGCGATACGCTCACAACAAAAGTGGTGACGGCAATTAATCTCGATTCAAAAAAAGATTCGTGTGAATGCAATTAGTGTTCCTTCGTGAAATTAGTGTCGCCTTCTTTCCCTCTCTTTCAAAATCAAACTCAACTCTCTTGAAGTTTGCCCTTTCACCGAAGTGTTTTCCTGTGCGCGCCTGATGAGATATGGAATAACATCACGCACAGGTCCGTAAGGAACATACTTGGAAACATTGTATCCTTCAGAAGCAAGATTATAAGAAATATGGTTGCTCATGCCGAGGAGTTGCGAGAAAAAAATATTCGGATGATTGTTCGGAAAATTTTTTTCTTTCATCTGGTTCACCACAAGCATTGAACTTTTTTCATTGTGCGAGGCACAGCAAAAAGAAATTCTGTCCAAATGCTCCATGCAGAAGCGAAGCGCGCCATCATAAAAAGAATCAGTGGCATCTTTTGAATCGTTGATGGGCGAGGGATAATTCATTTTCTCCGCGCGCGCTCTTTCTTTTTCCATATAGGCGCCACGCACGAGTTTTGCTCCGAGAAAATAATTTTTGCTTTTCGCTTGCAGAAAACAATCTATCAAATATTCGAGGCGGTCTCTGCGGTACATCTGAAAAGTATTGTACACAATTGCCTTTTCCTTATTATATAAAGACATCATTTCGTTTACTAGATTATCTACGGCTTTTTGAATCCAGCTTTCTTCGGCATCTACAAAAACAGGAATGCCTGCGTTAAAAGATGCTTTGCATATTCGATTGAAGCGTTCGTGCACGCGGTCAAATTCTCTTTTCTCGATTTCTGTCAGAACAGATTTTCCTTCGCTGACTTTTTCGAGAAGCGCAAACCTTGCCACGCCTGTTGGTTTGAAAACAGAAAAGCCGATGTTCTTATTTTTTTTTCCCTCGTTGATGATGGAAATAATTTCATCCGCGCACTGATCAAAATCTTTTTCACTGTGGTTGCCTTCCACCGAATAATCAAGAATGGATTTTATATTGAACTTCCCAAGTTGTTCGACTGCTTTTTTTGATTCCGCCACCGTTTCTCCTCCGCAAAACTGGCGGAAGATGGTGGGCTTGATAATCCATTTAATTGGGAAGTGAATCGCAAGCGCGATATCTGTAAGCCACTTGCCGATGCTCACTACCATTGGACTGCTCACCAATTCGAAAAGCCAATACGAACGCCTGAGATCAGAATCGGTCTGAGATGAAAAAGCAATTTCAGTGTTATCGAAGGAGACTGGCATAAATGGTTTGCGAATATAAATTTTTTGCCCGCTCAAAAAACTTTCTACCTTTGCCTGGAATGAAATTAACACAAACATATTTTTGGTTTTATCCTGCTTCGAAAAGGGAGGGATAAAATCATTTTATCAAAGGCATAACAGCCCCTCCCGAGAAATCGCGAGGGGTTTTTTGTTTGCCCCGTCCCTGAAGGGAGAAAAAGATGAATAAAGAAAAGAAAATAAAAGTTGCAATACAAGGAGCCCGCGGTTCGTTCCACGAACTTGCAGGCATAAAACATTTTGGCGATAACATTCAAATAATGGAGTGCGTTACTTTCAAAAATGTATTTGACAGTGTAATAAACGGAGAAGCCGCTTTCGGAATTACTGCAATTGAAAACACCGTTGCCGGAACCATTCTGCCTAACTATGCAATGCTGAGAGAATCGGGCGTAAAAATTATTGGAGAAGTTTATCTGCACATTCAGCAAAATCTTTTGGCGCTGAAGGGGCAAACCATTGAAGACATAAAAGAAGTTCATTCCCACCCGATGGCAATAATGCAGTGCCAGAATTTTTTTGAGAAGCATCAGCACATTAAACTCATAGAAGCCGATGACACCGCCTCCCGCGCAAAATGGATTTTTGAAAATAAGTTAAAAGCAATGGGAGCCATTGCCGGCATTCACGTTGCCAAAATGTACAACCTGCAAATTCTTTCCGAAGGAATTGAAACGCATAAAAAGAATTTC
This genomic interval carries:
- a CDS encoding HD domain-containing protein produces the protein MPSKKQIIFNDPIYGFITVPDPLIHKIINHPYFLRLQRIRQLGLTSLVYPGALHTRFQHAMGAMHLTSKAIETLRSKEIEITKEEERGVLIAVLLHDIGHGPFSHALENSIVENISHEDISKLFLEKLNKEFEGELSVAKEIFTNTYKKKFLHQLVSSQLDMDRLDYLNRDSFFTGVTEGVISSDRIIKMLNVKNDELVVEAKGIYSVEKFIIARRLMYWEVYLHKTVLSAEFLLVKILQRAKELTGKKKKLFCTPAFETFLYNTINKKNISLHLDDFSLLDDSDIFATLKAWMNCDDFILSTLCDMLVNRKLYKVIIQNEPFDEKQVSELKKKVQKKYKLSEKETEYFVFSHAVTNDAYRPDKIRINILYKDGKIADIAKASDQEYISALQKTVKKYFLCFPKEFT
- a CDS encoding PglZ domain-containing protein; its protein translation is MNKVNILWADDEIDLLKPHILFLQEKGYEVKTAKSGDEAIGMIKAEPFDIVFLDEQMPGLSGIETLTRIKNSRADLPVVMITKSEEEAIMENAIGSKISDYLIKPVNPNQILISLKKILENKRLVSEKTSSGYMQEFRQIGMSFSGHLDSEAWKEVYKKLVFWELELEKSGDESMSDMLSMQKSEANSAFSKFIDANYIEWLHGKNNPPLQSHTVLKNKLVPLLEKKENVFLVVIDNLRYDQWKIIQPRISELFNVQEESLYYSILPTVTQFARNALFAGLMPSEIEKLRPDLWRNEEDEGSKNQFEAEFMAAQLKRWGKDVKHSYHKILNINEGKKLADNISNLMQNKLNVIVYNFVDMLSHARTEMEIIRELAPHESAYRSLTLSWFEHSPLHDILKQIASKKGTLIITTDHGSIRVTEPSKVVGDRNTSTNLRYKQGKSLSYEKRDVLEIKNPDDAFLPRINVSTTYIFAKQDKFFAYPNNYNHYVQYYRNTIQHGGISLEEMIIPFVTLTAK
- a CDS encoding DUF1987 domain-containing protein, with protein sequence MEPLIIEPTEHLLSVSLVAETGKFIFEGRSLPEDAKKFFIPIIKWLEQYALSPASQTECSFKMEYFNSSSRKCFSDVFKVLDAIREKGNAVRVIWFFEEDDEELKEIGEAYESSTDLDFQFLPY
- the tsaE gene encoding tRNA (adenosine(37)-N6)-threonylcarbamoyltransferase complex ATPase subunit type 1 TsaE, with product MQTIFLKNISELPQVSKSILDFAQDKKIFCFYGELGAGKTTLIKEICRQLGVTDSGSSPTFALVNEYQTSEGEKIFHFDLYRLKNENEIFDIGYEEYLFSGNYCFTEWPEKMEHLLPNDVIKIRIALKGGERIITIE
- a CDS encoding alanine dehydrogenase; the protein is MKEKSTPSKNIPISVLLPQEEMLEVGTKKSSLYIGIPREISFQENRVALVPDAVGVLVNNGHRVVVETNAGKASNFSDTDYSEAGAKIAYSAEEIYKADIILKVAPPSAKEIEMMKQYQILLSTLQLSIQSDTFVRALMNKKITAIAYGWIQDKEGIFPVIRAMGEIAGGASILIAAEYLSNVNNGPGLILGGISGISPTEVVILGAGTVGEFAARAAIGLGASVKVFDNSLYKLRRIQNALGRRIFTSVIQPKVLQKHLRTADVAIGAIRATKGRTPLVVSEEMVKEMKNGSVIVDISIDEGGCFETSQVTNHTQPVFRKHGVIHYCVPNVASRVSRTASYAFSTIFGPLLMNIAEYGSVDRMLKQDLGFRKGIYIYNGMLTNKHLGDIFRIPSKDINLLLAAF
- a CDS encoding DUF4258 domain-containing protein translates to MTTGKRIRLYLFGFLIGCVLVYFILLRGKNRSYWLPENRIKEQMLKGNLIYSEHAKCRMKCRNITEEEVKEILKKGSVNFSESHPHDSPCPSYAFDGKTSAGKNERIVFSSCDTLTTKVVTAINLDSKKDSCECN
- a CDS encoding proline dehydrogenase family protein: MPVSFDNTEIAFSSQTDSDLRRSYWLFELVSSPMVVSIGKWLTDIALAIHFPIKWIIKPTIFRQFCGGETVAESKKAVEQLGKFNIKSILDYSVEGNHSEKDFDQCADEIISIINEGKKNKNIGFSVFKPTGVARFALLEKVSEGKSVLTEIEKREFDRVHERFNRICKASFNAGIPVFVDAEESWIQKAVDNLVNEMMSLYNKEKAIVYNTFQMYRRDRLEYLIDCFLQAKSKNYFLGAKLVRGAYMEKERARAEKMNYPSPINDSKDATDSFYDGALRFCMEHLDRISFCCASHNEKSSMLVVNQMKEKNFPNNHPNIFFSQLLGMSNHISYNLASEGYNVSKYVPYGPVRDVIPYLIRRAQENTSVKGQTSRELSLILKERERRRH
- a CDS encoding prephenate dehydratase, which gives rise to MNKEKKIKVAIQGARGSFHELAGIKHFGDNIQIMECVTFKNVFDSVINGEAAFGITAIENTVAGTILPNYAMLRESGVKIIGEVYLHIQQNLLALKGQTIEDIKEVHSHPMAIMQCQNFFEKHQHIKLIEADDTASRAKWIFENKLKAMGAIAGIHVAKMYNLQILSEGIETHKKNFTRFLVITCPLPGSLSQWERDGVRADKATACFNVSNKKGSLAKVLTKLAAYDINLSKIQSLPVIGKEWEYYIHVDMEFENYSNYKKALEEIMPSLNEFKILGEYKRGNKTDGNEATGNEVTNLVTNITNHS